The Arachis hypogaea cultivar Tifrunner chromosome 16, arahy.Tifrunner.gnm2.J5K5, whole genome shotgun sequence genome contains a region encoding:
- the LOC112755150 gene encoding uncharacterized protein isoform X2 → MQMDVSAEKMIFGVAGIDPGRRAELIKMLLDTQAVKTILLKIPSLGRQNVASILIFSQSFGGTLHLTDWETKGEKLKKMGLGVPALPFTFVAHLLAVAAIVMVLLWNIHFRGGLAWEATNKNLIFNSFV, encoded by the exons ATGCAAATGGATGTTTCTGCTGAAAAGATGATATTTGGTGTGGCTGGGATTGATCCTGGAAGAAGAGCAGAGCTAATCAAG ATGCTACTGGATACACAAGCTGTTAAGACAATCCTTCTTAAAATTCCTTCCCTTGGTAGACAG AATGTTGCATCAATATTGATCTTCAGCCAGTCGTTTGGTGGCACTCTCCATCTCACTG ATTGGGAGACAAAAGGagaaaaattgaagaagatgGGGTTGGGAGTTCCTGCTCTTCCATTTACCTTTGTGGCTCACCTTCTAGCGGTGGCTGCTATTGTCATGGTCTTGCTTTGGAACATACATTTCAGAGGTGGCTTAGCTTGGGAAGCTACCAACAAAAATCTCATATTTAAT TCCTTTGTATGA
- the LOC112755150 gene encoding uncharacterized protein isoform X1, with translation MQMDVSAEKMIFGVAGIDPGRRAELIKMLLDTQAVKTILLKIPSLGRQNVASILIFSQSFGGTLHLTDWETKGEKLKKMGLGVPALPFTFVAHLLAVAAIVMVLLWNIHFRGGLAWEATNKNLIFNLVEFHPMHSVKLVSCGAVLCMIGMPWRKKDTRGGYAAYAVHRIYMMNLGSITYKPCSPRFSHFKLWSY, from the exons ATGCAAATGGATGTTTCTGCTGAAAAGATGATATTTGGTGTGGCTGGGATTGATCCTGGAAGAAGAGCAGAGCTAATCAAG ATGCTACTGGATACACAAGCTGTTAAGACAATCCTTCTTAAAATTCCTTCCCTTGGTAGACAG AATGTTGCATCAATATTGATCTTCAGCCAGTCGTTTGGTGGCACTCTCCATCTCACTG ATTGGGAGACAAAAGGagaaaaattgaagaagatgGGGTTGGGAGTTCCTGCTCTTCCATTTACCTTTGTGGCTCACCTTCTAGCGGTGGCTGCTATTGTCATGGTCTTGCTTTGGAACATACATTTCAGAGGTGGCTTAGCTTGGGAAGCTACCAACAAAAATCTCATATTTAAT TTAGTGGAGTTCCACCCGATGCATTCTGTGAAACTGGTCAGCTGTGGGGCAG TCCTTTGTATGATTGGAATGCCATGGAGAAAGAAGGATACTCGTGGTGGATATGCCGCATACGCCGTGCACAGAATTTATATGATGAATTTAGGATCGATCACTTATAAACCTTGTTCGCCTAGATTTTCACATTTTAAACTTTGGAGCTATTGA